The genomic window CACTAGGCAGTAGGCACGAGCACCACAGCGCTAACGATGCCACCTGCCCCACCGCACCACGTCCGCCTTTCTGACTCCACCACTCCGGCTCCGCATAGCTCGGACGATCTCTTACGGACTAACGTTGAATACAGAACTTTCATCAAGACCGCACCTCGTTCCGCTCGCCAAAGGAGTCCGCTTGTCGGCACTACGACCCCTGCCTGCCCTGCGCAAGCTCCGATCCGTGATGACGCTGGAGCGCGCCGCCATCTTTGTGGGCGCCTTCTGTCTCATACTCAGCCTGCTCGGCGCCACCATGGAGCCGCCGGAACTCCAGCTGGTCTCCGTGGTGTTGGGAATCGCGCTGACCTGCGCGACCGTGGGGGCCTACCGCTACCCGCTGGCCATGACGGTGCTCTTCCTCATCATCTGGATCACCGCCTCTATCGGCACTCACAACACCTACCTCAGCTGCGTTTTCATTGTTCCGGTCCTAGTCGCCATCGTGGCCTACCACGGGCGGGTGTGGCTCACTGCGGGCGCCGGGCTGACGATGTGGGTGGCCGGCCTTATCGATCCGGTCTCAGACCAAACCACCGTCAACCTCCCCACCGCCGCGACCTGGGGCATGTACGTCAGCCTGGGCATAGTCATCGGCAGCGCTTACGGGCACTCGGCGCGGCGCTACAAGTCAGCCATGGTGGAATGGGACCGCGACGTCCGGAGGCGGCAAAACGATCTCGCCGAGATGCTCCATAACTCAGCCGTGTCCAGCATGACGGTCAACACCATGCAGCTGGAGGCCTTGAGCTTGGAATACGCCAAGGATCCCAAGCTAGCCGAGCGCCTCGACGAGCTCAGCGACTCCATGCGCTCGACGATGTCCGAGATCCGCGCTTTGACCAGCGTCCTGCGCAGCGCCAACGACGATCCCCAGTCCGTCCTCGGCATCGGCGACAAGACCGGCAAGAAGCCCACCACCTTCGCGAAGCTGCTGACCGAAGAAGCCAGCCGGCTCCAGAAGCTGAACAGGCATCCAAATACGACGATCATGCTGGACGATTTCGATCCCAGCTTCAGCCAGGACGTCCTCGACGCGGTCGCCGCAATCGTCAACGAGGCGTGCATCAACGCCGTGAAGTACTCCCCGCCGGGGGCAGAGATCAGCCTGACCGTCCGGCCCTACCTGGGATGGATTAGCCTGACAATTTCGAACCCGATCGCGACTTCCCGGGTGGCCGACAACTCCATGTCTTCGGGCATAGGCCAGGCCTCTATGCACCGGATCGCCACCACCATCGACGCCAAGCTCGCCAGCACGGAAGACGACGGCAACTGGGAGGTCACGTTATCTCTTCCGCCACATAGCTATACACGTCGGTGATCTCACATAACCTTGGCGAATATCATTGAGCTA from Corynebacterium confusum includes these protein-coding regions:
- a CDS encoding sensor histidine kinase gives rise to the protein MSALRPLPALRKLRSVMTLERAAIFVGAFCLILSLLGATMEPPELQLVSVVLGIALTCATVGAYRYPLAMTVLFLIIWITASIGTHNTYLSCVFIVPVLVAIVAYHGRVWLTAGAGLTMWVAGLIDPVSDQTTVNLPTAATWGMYVSLGIVIGSAYGHSARRYKSAMVEWDRDVRRRQNDLAEMLHNSAVSSMTVNTMQLEALSLEYAKDPKLAERLDELSDSMRSTMSEIRALTSVLRSANDDPQSVLGIGDKTGKKPTTFAKLLTEEASRLQKLNRHPNTTIMLDDFDPSFSQDVLDAVAAIVNEACINAVKYSPPGAEISLTVRPYLGWISLTISNPIATSRVADNSMSSGIGQASMHRIATTIDAKLASTEDDGNWEVTLSLPPHSYTRR